Genomic segment of Benincasa hispida cultivar B227 chromosome 1, ASM972705v1, whole genome shotgun sequence:
GATCTTTTGATTGTTCTCTTTTTCTCAGAAAAGTGTTTCTGTTGGTTGCTCTTTTTTgtgtgtcttttttttttcttcgtgGAAACTTACATGTGAAGCAATTTGCGTTGAACGAACTGACTACCCCTTATCGTGATCGAATTTAACTCATTCCACGAATTACAAAGGGTTCCCCTGCTTACTTTAATGTGTGGTTGTGCATAAAGAAGTTTCCTGATCTTCTTGCAGCTGGAAACCCGTGAATTAGTGGCTCATGGGCTTCTGTTTTGTGGTAGTCTAAGGGAAGATCAAGGTTTTAGATTCAATTTCCATGGGTTGCATTTTAGATTTCACATCGCAATTCTCAAGGGAGACTATGTTTTTTGGTAGCATAGATGGTTATCTATAACAATACTCAATAGCAGCAGCTTCTCTACAGGGGTATCTCGGTAAGGGGTTTGGCTTTGGTTTTTAGCTGCCATGGAGGATATAGGTCTATTCAAGCAAGGATGGAAATGGTTTCAGTCACAGAAACACACTTACTCGCGTGCTCAAACTGCGTTTTTTAGTTTCAGAGACAGAGTTGGGATGTTTGTTGAGAGACATTGGCCAACGGTGTGCCGTGGCTGTGCCTGGATGGGGAGTTTACTGCGTTTAGCTGTGCTTCAATGGTGGGACTGCATTATAAAAGGCTTCCGGTCGCTTATTGGATTAGGCTCTGCTGCATTGCTCCTTATAATGTGGagttgctttcttagtttaacGTCCATGTCCTGCCTGGTTTACGTTCTTCTCAGTATGGTATATTCCTCTCCAATACCTGATAAAAGTTGTTTCTGTTATTTCAGGCTCTTTCAGAACTAGGATTTACAAACTTGCTTGAAATGATAACGAGAGTTAAGAAGATGTGTTCTAAACGGTCCAATCAAATGGGAGCAACAGTTGGTCAAACGATTGCCCGTTTGCTAAAACTTTGCATTGGATCTTCACTGTAATAAATTTGACAATTGTGAAACTGGAGATGTTTAGAAACGCTCTAGGTCTACCAGTCTAGGCTTCCAGAAAGTTAAAATTTGTGACTACCATTTCATCTATAAAAGTTCATACTAACATTCAACTACCTTACTTTTCCATATTGTCCTTGGTGGAGCTATTGTTTTGCTACTGGTGGTAAAGTTAGGGTTACTTTGAATGCTTTGCATTTTATTTTCCTGATGTACGTTTGAAAACATTACTGTTAGAGTCATTTTAAGGTTTCTTGTTCTGTTAATAGCTGAAACTTTTTTATATTGGTAGCCATTTGTAAAAGTTCATCTTTGACTCTGGAACTCTCTCCTGTTTCCCTTCTCTACTGTGTGGTTCTGTTCTTTGAATGTGATCCTAGTAGATTTATAATGTAATGGAAATCTGCTAATCGATTTATTTTCCAATATATAGGTTGCTTTATAAGGTTCCTTCTATTTTAGTTCAATAGTGTAATactttaataaaatgaaattttatctCATTATATTTATAGCTTAGTCCACTGTTTCAGGGAGCTGCAGGAGTTGCTGTTCAATACCTGGGTTACACTCCTGGACTTTTCATCGTTGGACTATTTGCTATTCTAATATTATGGATGTATGCTAACTTTTGGATTACAGGGACGTTGTTTATAGTTGGAGGTAAGAATCTCTTTTAATCAATCAGACTCTTTGTAATTACCAGTTTAGTTGCATTCTTTCAGATTAGGGACCGTTCAGactcctttttatttatttatttaattattattattttttctttcacatTTCTTGGTTtcctatatatattatattaacaaTTAATACTGTGGCACATAGTTGACTACTCAATCTTTAACATGGTCGTGGTTTGTGTCTTCTTAGTAGCCTACTTCTATCTTTCGTTAGTGAAGGTTCAATGTTTCAATCTGTGTATGGATCTCCAAAATACAATAATTTCTTTTGTACTTGTGGGGTAGCAAGGAAAAAATGAAAGCATTTTCCACACGTATTTCATAAATATGCATTGTTCTATTGGTGACATTGGGGGAAGGAGAATTATGGCAACATGTTAACCATATTTAGATGTTATGTTGACTGAAAAAGTGCTATTTTGCATACAAATATTGTTTTTGCATCTTCCAAGATTGATATCCCATCTGTGAATTGTCACGAGGGTGTTACAAAGAATATCAACTAATTTCTCCTTTTGTATGGAGTTACATGTGTGAACAAAATGTCCATATTATCGGGAAGGAAGATGTTTATGGGCACATTATCCCTAAAACGTTTATTTTAAATTCAGGTATGACATGTAGATAAAGATAGATGTTTTCAATATTTTCCAATTTCACTGCACACAACTCATGGTGGTTGCAATGAGAGATCTATATGAACTTTTTATAATTCCACACATTACCATTCACCCTTATGCCCACTTTAATGTCCTTTTCCCTTAAGAAGCAACTTTTCCTGATGAACCTGTACGCCACTTCAATCAGATTGCTTTATGAACTTGAAATTCTGTCAGTTgatttgtgtttttgtttatCCTTTGCTTATATGCAGGTTATTTGTTCTCTCTTAATCATGCACGGTTGGTGGTCTTAATGGCAACTGTATATGCTATATATTGCGTTAAAGTTCGTGTTGGATGGCCGGGTGTCTTTCTCTCAATAAATCTTGCATTTCTATCAAACGATGCATCGAATTATTTGCTCCAATGGTGTGATAAGGCGAGTGAGAGCTCACATTTCGAAGAGCAGAAACAATCTGAAACAATTTCGGAAGATGAATTCTCAGGAGAGTGTGAATACTCTGTTCCTACCAGTGAGTCTGAGAAGGTGCATTCATGTAAATCATCCAGCCCAACTGTTGTGACATCTGTTGTAGATAACCAGAAAGAGGCTTCTAGTAGCAAGGTGAACAAAGATCAGACTGATTCAATTGATGAGATGAAAAGGATATTAAATAGTGGGGACCATTATGAAGCGCTGGGATTTCCACGTCACAAGAAGATTGATGTCatagttttaaaaaaggaaTACAGAAAAAAGGTGATATGGTGTGCTCACTTTTTTCGGACACGATTTCCCTTTTTCACATGTGAAAAGAATGGGGGTCTAATTATGCAATGTAGTCATTGAGTCACGCTCACCACATTCTTCTTGTGAGCTATAGAAATATTTCTCAAAGGGGAATTGACTTGCACTCTGTGAATGAAACATTACTGTATTTCCTTAGAAATTGTagtgatatattgattttctaACTTAATATGTAAATTAGTAAATATATAGTGATGTATTCTGATTGTATGTAATGTGACTCATGTCTATGTTAATTTATATGAAAAGATGCTACGCTTCATTTTTGTCATCATATTAACGTTATGTAACTCATAATCAGTTTTGGTACATTGACACACTGTTTTTTGTAGTAAGGGTAATATTTTTTAACGTTGATCACTATTTGGGTGAAAGAATAACAAAGAAGTTAGATAAATTTGCCTGGAAGAATTATTGTACTCCCATGGTCTCAGTCCCGGCTACATAGCTGGGAATATTTTATGGGAAAAGTAAAACGATGTCAGAGGCTAATGAAATTCCTTTCCATGTGCTCTTAATGCCATCACTCTAATATTTAGTCATTACTAGAATTTCTTGAGGAAAAATTACTGatttttgtcttttcttttttaggcTGTGCTTGTGCATCCTGATAAAAATATGGGAAGCCCGTTGGCCAGCGAGTCATTTAAGAAGCTTCAATGTGCATATGaggtaattttctttttatgtcTTAGCTTTCTGTTTCTTTTCGACCATATCTGCTGGAGAGTTGAGTGGCTTTCAAATCTCTGGCCATTATTATCTCTTACTCACGTTTGCATGGAAAATCAGGTTCTTTCTGACTCCGTGAAAAAAAGAGACTATGATGAGCAATTGAGAAAGGAGGAATCGAAGACCAAAAGTGTCTGCCAGAGGTCCCAGTCCTATGGGACTTCACAACAGGTTGTACATAATCTTTATACGATTGATACTGACattttatagtttaatttaTATGTGTTCTCATTCATGATAGAAGTTATTTTGTTTCTAACTCAGATGAGATTTATGGTAATTAGAAAGGAAGTAGTAATACTAATAAAGATGCCAATTTCTTTCTGACTAGACTCTATAGGAGGGAGAGGGAATGAAGTATCTTCTAGGAATTAGGCAATCTTATTCTTGGGTTCAATATACTTCCAAGTTACATCTACATGGCATTGTAAGATTTGATGCATTTGCTTAAATAAAATACTCTTAGGGGCTGAATGTAGAGTTGGTTATAGGAGTTAtggttataataatatgtggggttataatagtttatgGAGTTGAATAGTCTGTGCTTGGGTGCTAAACTATTTTAATAGTTTAGGTTCAAGAAGTTTGTGTCTGGGCtgcaaattattttagttccagTTTACAATTTATGTTTTTGGGTTGATGATTTGTTTAACATGGAGTTCTTAAGTATAGGTTTAGGTTTTTTTGGTTTGGGGGGTGGGGGGTACTGGTATCTAAATATCATATTTTCTAAATAAGAACAAAAACGTTTGTTtcaccaatttttttaaaatatattagattTTAAGTTACGCTATTTTTCGTCCATTtagtcattttgaaaatgtaCCAATACTATTTAACATGCATAAAATACGTGAGACTTAGGCTAAAAATACACATTGATTAAGTAAGAAAACTCCATATTTGGAGGTGTACAAAAAACAACCAATGAACTTCCTAATATTGTACAAACATATATCTAGGAGTGATAGAAAGATTCATGGGGGATTTCTTATATAATTATCGTGTTCAATTTTATGAatgacttttctttttcccataTATACAATATTTCTTTGCTTTAAACTTTGATGAGACCCATGAAGCGAGTTATTTAATCGGgcatgtttggattgactaaggaaaaaatgtttttcaaaaagtcattttcacttaaacattttttttgtaaaaactaCTTAACGTGAAAATGTTCATGTGCGGTTGGTTACATTTtctcaaaagtgtttttatacATAAGTTTGTTTGGTTTGCTCTACATAcaaaatgtttatattaatgtcaaattactgTGAAAGAAGACTATTAAACACTATGTACCGGTTGTCAGAGTTGATCACATAGGTGGTCATTGGAGGTGATTGTCGGAATTGAGTTAGAGGTAGTCATCGGAGCGAATCACTGGAGGTGGTTCTCGCCAAAATTAGGTGTTAGAGGTGGTCTTTGTTGGAGGTAGTTATCAGAGTTGGTCGTCCGTGGGTGGAGGAAACATGGGAGGGAGAGAGAGCTGGTTATTTTAACCATTGAGTTGAAAATAGTTCTACTATAGCAAACACAGAGTTAAAATAACCTTGGAGTTCCAAACAACCCCTTGGCTCACTAATATGAGTTtagttgagttggtaaaatataccaacttaaTGTCATTGAGTTGCTACATTTTAGTAACTCACCCTAACTTAACTCAACTCTCCAATCGTCCAATGTTTTAAATGGCTCCACCTAGGGGTGGAAACGGTTCGGTGGTCAAACCGAACTGAACTGAATTTTCTAATATGTAAAACCAAATCgagtttcaaattcggttttgacatttttaaaagatctatgttatatttttttaattaaaaaacggttcggttttaattcggttttgttctttaaattaaaaacggttcggttttaTATtcgattttactatttttttaaatatatatatatatatatattagttaaaaacggttcggttcagtttcaaattcggttttcgaaagtaaaaccgaaccgaaccgaattttttggtttcactgagtttttggttcagttcggttcggttttttGAAACGGTTCGATTTTTGCGGTCTGAATGACCACCCCTATTTCCtagtattaaatattaaaaaactcTCCTCTATTCCTTTAAAAGctctattatttattttttgaaaataccCGAACAACAAAGCACGCACACACCTCACTTtcaaccaaattaaaaaaaagaaaagaaaaaaaaaatccttgatTTTCTTCCTAATATATTAAATGACATAGGGATGATGAACTTC
This window contains:
- the LOC120080801 gene encoding uncharacterized protein LOC120080801 — translated: MEDIGLFKQGWKWFQSQKHTYSRAQTAFFSFRDRVGMFVERHWPTVCRGCAWMGSLLRLAVLQWWDCIIKGFRSLIGLGSAALLLIMWSCFLSLTSMSCLVYVLLSMGAAGVAVQYLGYTPGLFIVGLFAILILWMYANFWITGTLFIVGGYLFSLNHARLVVLMATVYAIYCVKVRVGWPGVFLSINLAFLSNDASNYLLQWCDKASESSHFEEQKQSETISEDEFSGECEYSVPTSESEKVHSCKSSSPTVVTSVVDNQKEASSSKVNKDQTDSIDEMKRILNSGDHYEALGFPRHKKIDVIVLKKEYRKKAVLVHPDKNMGSPLASESFKKLQCAYEVLSDSVKKRDYDEQLRKEESKTKSVCQRSQSYGTSQQMSSDYCSEESRRIQCSKCGHSHIWVCTNRNKTKARWCQDCCQYHQAKDGDGWVEYKGSLVFDKPQKMDIPRAFVCAESKIFDVSEWAICQGMACRPNTHRPSFHVNMVGLGKTTQRSKSSRFPWELDAEMMDEDEEEFELWLQEALASGLFCETSKRRKSWSPFKLGQKKGSKQWRRTSC